The Calditerrivibrio nitroreducens DSM 19672 genome window below encodes:
- a CDS encoding deoxyribonuclease IV, translating to MILGAHESIAGGIYNSIKRGFDDGAESLQIFVKSSNRWFDKPLKESDVEKYFTSLTKYGFLNTNVCAHSSYLINMASEGETYEKSYSSMRDELTRCDMLKIPYYVIHPGSHLGAGVEEGLKKVIKFVDKLYEENGFKVMTLFETTAGQGTNLGSRLEEIEYLIENSRFSEKLGICLDSCHLYSAGYDILNNYDSVFDDVLKRFGDKVKVFHINDTKKALGSRVDRHDLIGKGLLGLEFFKKLVNDRRFDSILGILETPVSDVHTYKNELEILKNLINNGG from the coding sequence ATGATCCTGGGTGCACACGAATCTATAGCCGGAGGAATTTACAATAGTATAAAAAGGGGATTTGATGATGGTGCGGAATCTCTGCAGATCTTCGTAAAAAGCTCAAATCGATGGTTTGACAAACCTTTAAAAGAATCCGATGTTGAAAAATATTTTACTTCACTAACTAAATATGGTTTTCTGAATACAAATGTTTGTGCTCATAGCTCTTATCTGATAAATATGGCTTCTGAAGGGGAAACGTATGAGAAATCATACAGTTCAATGAGAGATGAGCTCACAAGATGTGATATGCTCAAGATCCCCTATTACGTCATTCACCCAGGATCACATCTGGGGGCTGGTGTGGAAGAAGGCCTTAAAAAGGTGATAAAATTTGTCGATAAATTGTATGAGGAGAATGGTTTCAAAGTAATGACATTGTTTGAGACTACGGCAGGTCAGGGGACAAACCTTGGGTCAAGACTTGAAGAGATTGAATATCTAATAGAAAACTCAAGATTTTCTGAAAAGCTGGGGATATGTCTGGATAGCTGTCATCTTTATTCTGCCGGGTATGACATTTTAAATAATTACGATAGTGTGTTTGACGATGTATTGAAGAGATTTGGTGATAAAGTAAAAGTCTTTCATATAAACGATACGAAAAAAGCTTTAGGGAGTAGAGTGGATAGGCATGATCTTATAGGAAAGGGGTTATTGGGATTAGAATTTTTTAAGAAGCTGGTAAATGATAGAAGATTCGATAGTATATTGGGTATACTGGAAACTCCCGTTTCAGATGTCCATACGTATAAAAATGAGCTTGAAATTTTGAAAAATTTAATAAATAATGGAGGCTGA
- a CDS encoding murein transglycosylase domain-containing protein — protein sequence MKKIALSFIVISMLFFCNMIVFADDFSKEMDDFEKYKKQVNDDFAKYVEIVNREFDNFKKEVYKEWGDYLIPSKTKWVEYSSDFKVRTIVDFEKNRVTIQVKTDPKSDGKDLIKKQVEKVANETIKDAFYGSKPLVNIEKRTKEQIKGSSTSTLPDNKIVGDFLKGSDGNKSADSILKDGSLSYSYDKKGDKIATFSVKIKASDREKALKFKIFVDEYARRYNLDPSLIYAVIHTESYFNPMATSPAPAYGLMQIIPTQAGKDAARILFGSPLILLPSFLYNPENNINVGTTYINLLKENYIKEIKDDKSRLYVAIVGYNVGLRNVYRVFSPDGDPKRAFYEINKLSYEEVYAKITKNLPQRGGVDYLIKILSRMEYYKNL from the coding sequence TTGAAAAAGATAGCGTTGTCATTTATTGTAATTTCAATGCTGTTTTTTTGTAATATGATTGTTTTTGCAGATGACTTTTCAAAAGAGATGGATGATTTTGAAAAGTACAAAAAACAGGTAAACGATGATTTTGCAAAGTACGTAGAGATTGTAAATAGAGAGTTTGATAATTTCAAAAAAGAGGTATACAAAGAGTGGGGGGATTACCTTATACCATCCAAAACTAAATGGGTTGAATATTCGTCTGACTTTAAAGTGAGAACCATTGTGGATTTTGAAAAAAATAGGGTAACAATCCAGGTAAAAACCGATCCAAAATCTGATGGAAAAGATTTAATAAAAAAACAGGTGGAAAAGGTCGCAAATGAAACCATAAAAGATGCATTTTATGGTAGTAAGCCACTTGTAAATATTGAAAAGAGAACAAAGGAGCAGATTAAAGGATCTTCAACTTCAACATTACCTGATAATAAGATAGTTGGCGATTTCTTGAAAGGGAGTGATGGTAATAAATCTGCCGATAGTATTTTGAAGGATGGAAGTTTAAGCTATTCTTATGATAAAAAAGGTGATAAAATTGCCACGTTTAGTGTTAAAATAAAAGCTTCAGATAGAGAAAAAGCTTTGAAATTTAAAATTTTTGTGGATGAATATGCCAGAAGGTACAACCTTGATCCATCTTTGATATATGCAGTTATCCATACAGAAAGCTATTTCAATCCTATGGCCACATCTCCTGCACCAGCGTATGGATTGATGCAGATTATACCAACTCAGGCGGGAAAGGATGCAGCAAGAATACTTTTTGGTTCCCCATTAATTCTATTACCATCTTTTCTCTACAATCCAGAAAATAACATCAATGTAGGAACAACTTATATAAATTTACTAAAAGAAAATTATATCAAAGAGATTAAAGATGATAAAAGTAGGTTGTATGTTGCTATAGTAGGTTATAATGTTGGTTTAAGAAACGTTTATAGAGTTTTTTCCCCTGATGGTGATCCAAAAAGGGCTTTTTACGAAATTAATAAGTTGTCATATGAAGAAGTTTATGCTAAAATCACTAAAAATCTGCCCCAGAGAGGCGGTGTGGATTATCTGATTAAAATTTTATCCAGGATGGAATATTATAAAAATTTATAG
- a CDS encoding putative bifunctional diguanylate cyclase/phosphodiesterase: MNKDFKQGELKRFVKEYDGSRYGYPYTLEIYGVKKDGKKFKYYESSEAATIAYKNSEKYFKKGRDNIVYAYPLKLTENCMSCHKNEKVGDILAILTINYDLKPLFKEFNRKMIFYFFILFPIPLIFAFFLSRYISKKLRSKFNRLANIVEGVNTVKDLKKVSVEPIDLGFVEFNEVMENINTLTHKIKNVAVDKDILEFEIKILEKFIITSEVIKDWKENVKNLLLEVNKLMETYAIFSLFKVDDEVLSLEIFWLKKPSLRTIELTEKFITKKIKENVSFFSDVTDLRLEHNIADNNSYLKELTEEDIAIQTKSLILDAPRIGGVVGIGVHSEMAMDNINGLVIEGILATLMNVVGSVKAMAKYTKQLEYYTTRDPLTNLFNQRVFWEVLGYEVGRASRNNYKFSILLVDIDNFKSINDSYGHSIGDYIISEMAGIIRQCLRKGDILARYSGDQFVAILPEAGEEQAFNVGKRIQDTVFAHTFKSIDDKDIKLTISAGIAIYPEHADNAKDLFIFADNVLKRAKDEGKNKVVIPTQEEVYEVFKAISDKTILVTKAVSEKRIKPYFQPIMRNSTGEIDCCEVLSRIETPEGVLNAYEFIEIAEKINLISRLDIILLENAIIEVIKSNFKGLLFVNLSPRSLVMSEFIPEVMRITKEYNFDRSRLVFEITERETVKNLSLLEKFIANLRVEGFKFAIDDFGSGFCSFQYLRRFPVDFIKIEGEFVRNILNDRKDHILVKTLSIIAREFDIKTIAEYVESKELLDEMKNLGITYSQGYFIGKPSPNLP, translated from the coding sequence ATGAATAAAGATTTCAAGCAGGGGGAGTTGAAACGTTTTGTGAAAGAGTATGATGGAAGTAGGTATGGTTATCCTTATACTCTTGAAATCTATGGAGTTAAAAAGGATGGAAAAAAGTTTAAATACTATGAATCTTCTGAAGCTGCAACTATTGCTTACAAAAATTCCGAAAAATATTTTAAGAAAGGGAGAGATAATATCGTTTATGCTTATCCACTAAAGCTGACCGAAAATTGTATGTCCTGTCATAAAAATGAAAAAGTAGGAGATATATTGGCAATTTTGACAATTAATTATGATTTGAAACCTCTATTTAAAGAATTTAATAGGAAGATGATTTTTTACTTTTTTATCCTTTTCCCTATACCTTTGATATTTGCATTCTTTTTATCCAGGTATATCTCTAAAAAGCTCAGATCGAAATTCAATAGATTAGCCAACATCGTTGAAGGTGTTAATACCGTAAAAGATTTAAAGAAAGTATCTGTGGAGCCAATAGACTTAGGATTTGTTGAGTTTAATGAAGTGATGGAGAATATTAATACTCTTACACATAAAATAAAAAATGTTGCTGTTGATAAGGATATTCTTGAGTTTGAGATCAAAATCCTTGAGAAATTTATTATCACATCAGAAGTTATAAAAGACTGGAAAGAAAATGTAAAAAATTTACTTCTGGAAGTCAACAAGTTGATGGAAACGTATGCAATATTTTCCCTTTTTAAGGTTGATGATGAGGTGTTGTCCCTTGAGATATTCTGGCTTAAAAAGCCGTCTTTAAGGACGATTGAATTAACTGAAAAATTTATAACTAAAAAGATAAAGGAAAATGTTAGTTTCTTTAGTGATGTAACTGACTTGAGGTTGGAGCATAATATTGCTGATAACAATTCTTATCTAAAAGAGCTTACAGAGGAAGATATCGCCATACAGACTAAATCTCTCATTCTGGATGCACCCAGAATTGGTGGAGTTGTGGGGATAGGTGTACACTCTGAAATGGCAATGGATAATATAAATGGTTTGGTGATTGAAGGTATTCTTGCCACCCTTATGAACGTGGTTGGATCTGTGAAAGCAATGGCAAAATATACCAAGCAGCTTGAGTACTACACAACAAGAGATCCCCTCACAAACCTTTTCAATCAAAGGGTGTTCTGGGAGGTTTTGGGGTATGAGGTGGGTAGAGCTTCCCGAAATAACTATAAGTTTTCGATTCTTCTGGTGGATATAGATAATTTTAAGTCCATCAACGATTCTTACGGTCATTCTATCGGCGATTACATCATTTCTGAGATGGCAGGTATTATAAGACAATGTCTTAGAAAAGGGGATATCCTTGCCAGGTACAGCGGGGATCAATTTGTGGCAATACTTCCTGAAGCTGGCGAAGAGCAGGCTTTTAACGTGGGTAAAAGGATTCAGGATACAGTATTTGCTCATACTTTTAAATCGATTGATGATAAGGATATAAAGTTAACTATTTCTGCGGGGATAGCAATATATCCAGAGCATGCGGATAATGCCAAAGATCTTTTTATATTTGCAGATAATGTATTAAAAAGGGCTAAAGATGAGGGGAAAAATAAGGTAGTCATCCCTACACAGGAAGAGGTATACGAGGTATTTAAAGCGATTTCGGATAAAACGATTCTTGTCACAAAAGCTGTAAGTGAAAAAAGAATCAAACCTTATTTTCAACCGATTATGAGAAATTCAACAGGTGAAATCGATTGCTGTGAGGTTTTAAGTAGAATTGAAACACCTGAAGGGGTTTTGAATGCCTATGAATTTATTGAGATAGCTGAAAAGATAAATCTTATTTCGAGGTTGGATATTATTTTACTTGAGAATGCCATTATAGAAGTTATAAAATCCAATTTTAAGGGTTTGCTATTTGTTAATCTTTCCCCAAGATCTCTTGTGATGAGCGAATTTATACCTGAGGTGATGCGGATAACGAAAGAGTATAATTTTGATCGATCAAGACTTGTTTTTGAGATCACCGAGCGTGAGACTGTGAAGAATCTCTCCTTGCTGGAGAAATTTATTGCTAATCTCAGAGTGGAAGGTTTTAAATTTGCAATAGATGATTTTGGGTCAGGTTTCTGCTCTTTTCAATATCTTAGAAGGTTTCCCGTAGATTTTATAAAAATAGAAGGGGAATTTGTAAGAAATATACTAAACGATAGGAAGGATCATATCCTGGTAAAAACATTGAGTATAATAGCAAGAGAGTTTGATATAAAAACAATTGCAGAGTATGTTGAGAGTAAAGAACTGTTAGACGAGATGAAAAATCTTGGGATAACCTATTCTCAGGGGTACTTCATAGGTAAGCCATCACCAAATCTGCCTTAG
- a CDS encoding HD-GYP domain-containing protein, with protein sequence MQKIHVNELKIGDRVLKLDASWLETPFLSHKFKIKDLNDINKLKKHGIEYVFIEPRNDMVSVKEVIEENKDLLENVQYEELPKHYIDFQSLTKASEIYEQSVKIIRSVMEDIRAGKLFDDTGVRIIADKITELTVKKGDLLSSAAKLKSYDDYTFQHCVNVSVFATSLGKLMNLPSKELNMLSASALLHDVGKMLVPKEILNKPGKLTDEEFKIMKNHVTAGYDYLIKNGLDPSDLKIVIEHHERYDGSGYPYGLKDPDISLFGKIGAVVDIYDAITSDRVYHKGMEPPSALKMMFKWTDTHINKKIFEFFITHIGIYPVGTLVLLNTNELAIVAKITDNPTAPIVAVFKNPKGEDIPIYTVDLSKKSVLSKKIIGPVNPEKININKEIYDIIERVNEQN encoded by the coding sequence ATGCAGAAAATACATGTAAATGAACTTAAAATTGGTGATAGGGTGCTGAAGCTTGACGCCAGCTGGCTAGAAACTCCATTTTTATCACATAAATTCAAAATAAAAGATCTCAACGATATCAATAAATTGAAAAAACATGGTATAGAATACGTATTTATTGAGCCAAGAAATGATATGGTTTCTGTAAAGGAAGTTATTGAAGAAAACAAAGATTTATTAGAAAATGTTCAATACGAAGAGTTACCCAAACATTATATAGACTTTCAATCCCTCACAAAAGCATCAGAAATATACGAACAATCGGTCAAAATTATAAGATCCGTTATGGAAGATATCAGAGCTGGTAAGCTTTTTGATGACACCGGGGTTAGAATAATAGCTGACAAGATCACAGAATTGACTGTCAAAAAAGGTGATCTACTATCAAGTGCTGCAAAGCTAAAGAGCTACGATGATTATACATTTCAACACTGTGTGAATGTTTCGGTTTTTGCCACCTCCCTTGGGAAATTGATGAATTTACCATCTAAAGAATTGAATATGCTATCCGCAAGTGCACTTTTGCATGATGTTGGAAAGATGCTTGTACCAAAAGAGATCTTAAATAAACCCGGAAAACTTACGGATGAAGAATTTAAAATCATGAAGAATCATGTTACTGCTGGATACGATTATTTAATCAAAAATGGATTAGATCCATCAGATCTTAAAATAGTAATCGAACATCACGAAAGATATGATGGAAGTGGATATCCTTACGGTTTAAAAGATCCCGATATCTCTCTTTTTGGTAAAATTGGAGCGGTGGTGGATATATATGATGCCATAACCAGTGATAGAGTTTACCATAAAGGGATGGAGCCACCTTCAGCGCTTAAAATGATGTTTAAATGGACTGATACCCATATCAATAAAAAAATTTTTGAGTTTTTCATAACTCATATAGGGATATACCCCGTTGGAACACTGGTACTTCTAAATACAAATGAGTTAGCCATTGTAGCAAAAATTACTGATAATCCAACTGCACCTATTGTGGCAGTTTTCAAAAATCCCAAAGGTGAAGATATACCAATATACACGGTGGATCTATCAAAAAAATCTGTTTTGAGCAAAAAGATCATTGGGCCTGTAAACCCTGAAAAAATAAACATAAATAAAGAAATTTATGACATAATTGAGAGAGTTAATGAACAGAACTAA
- the fbp gene encoding class 1 fructose-bisphosphatase, producing MAIRKGVTNLSRFLLEEQRNFPEATGDFTLILEQIAFAAKIISREVNKAGIVNILGKADSSNIHGEQQQKLDVFANEKMIQALDHTGKICAMASEEVDDIINIPSKYPKGKYLVVFDPLDGSSNIDVNISIGTIFGIYKRVSSEGDGCRQDFMQPGRNLVAAGYVIYGSSTMFVYTTGRGVNGFTLDPSVGEFLLSHENMTTPEFGSIYSINEANYHKWDERIRNYVDHLKNIKERQYTSRYIGSLVADFHRNLLKGGVFLYPGDSKNPRGKLRLLYEASPLAFIVEQAGGLAVDGDNNILDIIPENLHQKTPLIIGSKFEVELFKKYWSKEL from the coding sequence ATGGCTATTAGAAAAGGTGTGACAAATTTATCAAGATTTCTTCTGGAGGAGCAGAGGAATTTTCCAGAAGCCACAGGGGATTTTACTCTCATCCTTGAGCAGATAGCTTTTGCTGCCAAAATCATAAGCAGAGAGGTGAATAAGGCAGGTATTGTAAACATTCTGGGGAAAGCCGATTCATCAAATATTCATGGGGAGCAGCAGCAGAAATTGGATGTCTTTGCAAATGAAAAGATGATACAGGCCCTTGATCACACAGGTAAGATATGTGCTATGGCTTCCGAAGAGGTGGACGATATCATAAATATACCAAGTAAATACCCTAAAGGGAAGTATCTTGTTGTATTTGATCCTCTGGATGGTTCCAGCAACATAGATGTAAACATTAGTATTGGTACAATTTTCGGGATCTACAAGAGAGTATCTTCCGAAGGGGATGGGTGCAGGCAGGATTTTATGCAGCCTGGCAGAAATCTTGTGGCGGCTGGGTATGTGATTTATGGTTCCAGCACGATGTTTGTTTATACCACAGGTAGAGGGGTAAATGGCTTCACACTTGACCCAAGTGTTGGTGAGTTTTTGTTGTCTCATGAAAATATGACTACACCAGAGTTTGGATCTATTTATAGTATAAATGAGGCTAATTATCATAAATGGGATGAGAGGATTAGAAATTATGTTGATCATCTTAAAAATATAAAAGAAAGACAGTATACTTCACGATATATCGGTTCCTTAGTGGCGGATTTTCATAGAAATCTTTTGAAAGGTGGGGTCTTTTTGTACCCGGGTGATAGTAAAAACCCAAGGGGGAAGCTGAGGCTTCTTTATGAAGCATCTCCACTTGCTTTTATTGTTGAGCAGGCTGGTGGATTGGCTGTGGATGGAGATAATAATATTCTGGATATTATACCTGAAAATTTACATCAGAAAACCCCTTTGATAATTGGTTCAAAATTCGAAGTGGAGCTTTTTAAAAAATACTGGAGTAAAGAGCTTTAA
- a CDS encoding chloride channel protein: MAYNIVKKYNLPIVGKWFILGTIVGIVAGIAAIIFYTLLQLTSQFFLHYLAGYIPPEATGEVTIFHFPAGEFNRFLLIGMPVVGALISAIFILKFAPETEGAGLDAAISSIHKNKGLIRWQVPVIKSLTSSITIGSGGSGGGEGPISHIGAGVGSVLSQIFHLTEKERRILTAAGMGAGVGAIFRSPLAGAIFAAEVLYSSSDMEYEALLPSTITSIIAYSVFCSMFGWSPLFYSLNASFSNPMELIGYTVLIIGCILVGHFYTKVYHKVKLYFEVLRWRKLYKMLFGALLTGLIGFFVPDVLGAGYSIIDRAIQTDLSVNILLIIIVAKIFATSFTIGSGGSAGTFAPTMVIGASTGGLIGLLINKYFPLLAPVPGAYAIVGMAGFLSGLAKTPLSAIIMVSELTGNYQLIVPAMWVSTLTFLSLRKVKFYKSQMQFRSDSPIHKNEYFLMILQEIKVKDIMKKDPIVIKEDMKFDDIIHFIPTTKHNSFPVVDNENRLVGVLRFEEIREFVFEEGLEDLVVASEICDKDAPTVTKENNLAEAIELIGTRNVELLPVVDEENRVIGIVTRRDIIATYNKEMLKQKKQTEETIF, encoded by the coding sequence ATGGCTTATAATATTGTAAAAAAGTATAATTTGCCTATTGTGGGAAAATGGTTTATCCTGGGTACTATTGTTGGGATTGTGGCTGGTATTGCGGCAATTATATTTTACACTCTTCTGCAACTTACAAGCCAATTTTTTCTACACTATCTTGCAGGTTATATACCACCAGAAGCAACTGGTGAGGTTACAATCTTCCATTTTCCAGCAGGTGAGTTTAATCGTTTTCTTCTCATAGGGATGCCGGTGGTGGGTGCACTTATATCGGCCATATTCATTTTAAAATTTGCCCCTGAAACGGAAGGTGCTGGCCTTGATGCCGCCATATCTTCCATCCATAAAAATAAAGGTTTGATAAGATGGCAGGTGCCTGTGATAAAGTCGCTCACATCTTCCATAACTATAGGATCTGGGGGTTCCGGTGGTGGTGAGGGCCCTATATCACATATCGGAGCAGGTGTGGGGTCTGTATTATCGCAGATATTTCACCTTACTGAAAAAGAGAGAAGGATTTTGACTGCAGCGGGGATGGGTGCTGGTGTGGGGGCAATTTTCCGTTCCCCACTTGCGGGTGCAATATTTGCTGCAGAGGTTTTGTATTCCAGTTCGGATATGGAATATGAGGCGCTTCTACCATCTACAATTACATCGATAATTGCTTACTCTGTTTTTTGTAGTATGTTTGGATGGAGTCCCCTTTTCTACAGTTTAAATGCAAGTTTTTCCAATCCGATGGAGCTTATTGGGTACACTGTTCTGATCATCGGTTGCATCTTGGTGGGGCATTTTTATACCAAGGTTTATCACAAGGTAAAGCTATATTTTGAGGTTTTAAGATGGAGAAAACTTTATAAAATGCTTTTTGGCGCTTTGCTTACCGGTTTAATAGGTTTTTTTGTCCCTGACGTTTTGGGGGCTGGTTATTCCATAATAGATAGAGCGATACAGACAGATTTGTCTGTAAATATACTTTTAATAATTATCGTTGCAAAAATTTTCGCAACATCTTTTACCATTGGCAGTGGCGGAAGTGCCGGGACATTTGCCCCAACGATGGTAATTGGTGCTTCAACTGGAGGGCTAATAGGGTTATTAATCAATAAATATTTTCCATTGCTGGCACCAGTGCCAGGTGCATATGCTATAGTTGGGATGGCAGGGTTCCTTTCCGGACTGGCAAAGACACCTCTTTCAGCAATTATTATGGTAAGTGAGCTGACCGGTAATTATCAGCTGATAGTTCCCGCCATGTGGGTAAGTACACTTACATTCCTGTCTTTAAGAAAGGTTAAGTTTTACAAAAGTCAGATGCAGTTTAGAAGTGATTCCCCCATACATAAAAATGAATATTTTCTTATGATATTACAGGAGATAAAGGTAAAGGATATTATGAAAAAAGATCCGATTGTTATAAAAGAGGATATGAAATTTGATGATATTATACATTTTATCCCCACCACAAAGCACAATAGCTTTCCGGTGGTTGATAATGAAAATCGATTGGTGGGGGTACTTAGATTTGAAGAGATCAGGGAGTTTGTTTTTGAGGAGGGGCTGGAAGATCTTGTGGTGGCTAGCGAAATATGCGATAAGGATGCTCCAACAGTTACAAAGGAAAACAATCTGGCAGAAGCTATCGAATTGATTGGGACGAGAAATGTTGAGCTTTTGCCCGTTGTGGATGAAGAGAACAGAGTTATTGGTATAGTTACGAGAAGAGATATAATTGCAACCTATAATAAAGAGATGCTCAAACAGAAAAAGCAGACAGAAGAAACCATCTTTTGA
- a CDS encoding LPP20 family lipoprotein, with protein sequence MKKKILLLVSLVLTAILVLSGCGEKKPQKLANPCFEGAPNWVIDPTMEGGITGLGSAKIGPAGISFARQEATAAARDEMARNISVKVNNMFKSFTQTTGIGDAQTVDKVASNVSKQVSSQLIEGSKVKNQWISPACNELFVLVVQDPNIAKQAVKQAVNTSLKNEQALWQLYQAKKATEEMDKEIEKEFGANK encoded by the coding sequence ATGAAGAAAAAGATTTTGCTTTTGGTATCATTGGTTTTGACAGCAATCTTGGTATTATCCGGTTGTGGCGAAAAGAAACCGCAAAAATTGGCCAACCCATGTTTCGAAGGTGCTCCAAACTGGGTGATCGATCCTACTATGGAAGGTGGTATCACAGGCTTAGGTTCTGCTAAGATCGGACCAGCGGGTATTTCATTTGCACGTCAGGAAGCTACTGCTGCAGCAAGGGATGAAATGGCAAGAAACATAAGCGTGAAGGTAAACAACATGTTCAAAAGCTTTACTCAAACCACAGGTATTGGTGATGCCCAGACAGTTGACAAAGTTGCCAGCAACGTTTCTAAGCAGGTTTCAAGCCAGTTGATTGAAGGTAGTAAAGTGAAAAATCAGTGGATCTCCCCTGCTTGTAATGAGCTCTTTGTTCTTGTCGTTCAGGATCCAAATATTGCAAAACAGGCTGTGAAACAAGCCGTTAACACAAGCTTGAAAAATGAACAGGCTTTGTGGCAGCTCTATCAGGCTAAAAAAGCCACAGAAGAAATGGATAAAGAGATCGAAAAAGAATTTGGAGCTAATAAGTAG
- a CDS encoding TerC family protein, with the protein MHHTIGWVIFSLVVIFLLVLDLGVFNKKAHVISIKEAVFTSAIWIAVAFAFNIGIYFFNGEQQAVEFLTGYIVEKALSVDNIFVMIMIFNVFQIPPQFQHKILFWGILGAIVMRGLMIFLGIALIEKFHWIFYIFGLLLIYSAVKMAFKKEDETIDFDSKWYIKLLKKLYPITSDRENGKFLITIDNKRHITPLLLALFTIEFTDLIFAIDSIPAIFAITTDSFIVFTSNIFAILGLRSLYFAVSGIVEIFHFLKYGLSIVLGYVGLKMILIDIIKIPTLLSLIIIIGVLSVSIFLSLILPKDKK; encoded by the coding sequence ATGCATCACACTATTGGATGGGTAATATTTTCTCTTGTTGTTATCTTCTTACTTGTACTAGATCTTGGTGTATTCAATAAAAAAGCACACGTTATTTCAATTAAAGAAGCTGTTTTTACAAGTGCAATATGGATAGCTGTAGCTTTTGCATTTAATATAGGTATTTATTTTTTCAATGGTGAACAACAGGCCGTTGAGTTTTTAACGGGTTATATCGTTGAAAAAGCGTTGAGCGTAGATAACATATTTGTAATGATAATGATATTCAATGTATTTCAAATCCCACCTCAATTTCAGCATAAAATACTCTTTTGGGGTATCCTTGGGGCTATAGTCATGAGGGGGTTAATGATCTTTTTAGGGATAGCATTAATAGAAAAATTCCACTGGATATTCTACATTTTTGGGCTACTTCTTATCTATAGTGCTGTAAAAATGGCCTTCAAAAAAGAAGATGAAACGATAGATTTTGATAGTAAATGGTACATAAAATTGTTAAAAAAATTATATCCTATTACAAGTGATCGGGAGAATGGTAAGTTTCTTATAACAATAGACAACAAAAGACATATAACCCCTTTACTGTTAGCCCTTTTTACAATTGAATTTACAGATTTAATATTTGCCATAGATTCAATACCAGCAATCTTTGCAATTACCACCGACTCCTTTATAGTGTTTACTTCTAATATATTTGCCATATTAGGGCTTAGATCTCTTTATTTTGCCGTTTCGGGTATTGTAGAAATCTTCCACTTTCTCAAATATGGGTTATCTATAGTTTTAGGGTATGTGGGTTTGAAAATGATCCTAATAGATATAATAAAGATCCCAACCCTTCTATCACTAATAATCATTATAGGTGTTTTATCTGTTTCGATATTTCTATCTCTTATACTACCAAAAGATAAAAAATAA
- a CDS encoding FecR family protein yields MKNLIISIVLVLGICITGFAQQVAGHIEKFEGKVILYPSGSVRGIAAKNNLEFKVKDSIRAFQKSTAFIKFIDQSKIVLNENSILYVKDIQNLNLKNGKVVFEIQKQDDKQGIKIATKTAIIGVKGTKFLINVNKDEVDVILKEGEITVSAVKGEFKRYLQKEEEDFNKFVQDTKQDYEEYKKKVQEEFVEFVKEFTMKDEMAISIKGKEVRDIKDTKEFDDEFELLNKF; encoded by the coding sequence ATGAAAAATCTCATTATATCAATAGTTTTGGTTTTGGGTATATGTATTACAGGATTTGCTCAGCAGGTGGCTGGACATATAGAAAAATTCGAAGGAAAAGTGATACTTTATCCATCCGGTAGCGTAAGAGGAATAGCGGCCAAAAATAACCTCGAGTTTAAAGTAAAAGACTCCATAAGAGCCTTCCAGAAATCAACCGCATTTATTAAATTTATAGATCAATCCAAAATCGTTTTGAATGAAAATTCAATACTTTACGTCAAGGATATACAAAATCTAAACTTAAAAAATGGCAAAGTGGTTTTCGAAATCCAAAAGCAGGATGATAAACAGGGGATAAAGATAGCTACGAAAACTGCCATAATAGGGGTAAAAGGCACCAAATTTTTAATAAATGTTAATAAAGATGAAGTTGATGTTATACTCAAAGAGGGTGAAATCACCGTATCAGCAGTAAAAGGTGAATTTAAAAGATATCTACAGAAAGAAGAGGAAGATTTCAATAAATTTGTTCAGGATACAAAACAGGATTATGAAGAATACAAGAAAAAAGTTCAGGAAGAATTCGTGGAATTTGTAAAAGAATTTACCATGAAAGATGAAATGGCAATAAGTATCAAAGGTAAAGAAGTAAGAGACATAAAAGATACAAAAGAATTCGACGATGAATTTGAATTACTGAATAAGTTTTAG